In a single window of the Cucumis melo cultivar AY chromosome 11, USDA_Cmelo_AY_1.0, whole genome shotgun sequence genome:
- the LOC103499739 gene encoding uncharacterized protein LOC103499739 isoform X2 codes for MVINIFHIYDLVLRWVMKAAGIIPVQLQIEPGTSMNFWVPARKPNKNHQNHPPLLFLHGFAANAIMTWQFQVLKFAKTHAVYVPDFMFFGDSVTDRPDRSPEFQAECVAEGLRKLGVERRFVLVGFSYGAMVGFRLAEKYPELVEAMVVTAAPTVLTERITEAALEKIGYKSWSEYLIPETVKGVKSMLEIASFEFPRFPRWIFKHYLEGMIIHNKERAELLEALVTPNDVTISRYPQLHIIWGRNDNLFDIRIAYNMKEKFGEKATMDCIEKAGHIVAMERPFIYNNCLHKFLHSLEDNP; via the exons ATGGTGATCAACATCTTCCACATCTACGACCTGGTTCTTCGTTGGGTAATGAAAGCAGCCGGAATCATACCCGTTCAGCTCCAAATCGAACCGGGAACCTCCATGAATTTCTGGGTTCCGGCCagaaaaccaaacaaaaacCACCAAAACCATCCTCCCCTGCTTTTCCTCCATGGATTCGCCGCCAATGCCATTATGACCTGGCAATTCCAAGTCCTGAAGTTCGCCAAAACCCACGCCGTTTATGTACCGGACTTCATGTTCTTCGGGGATTCCGTCACGGATCGGCCGGACCGGTCGCCGGAGTTTCAGGCGGAGTGCGTGGCGGAGGGGTTGAGAAAATTGGGTGTGGAGCGGAGGTTTGTGTTGGTGGGGTTTAGTTATGGGGCGATGGTGGGGTTTAGATTGGCGGAGAAGTATCCGGAGTTGGTGGAGGCGATGGTGGTTACGGCGGCGCCGACGGTGCTGACGGAGAGGATTACGGAAGCGGCATTGGAAAAGATTGGGTATAAGAGTTGGTCTGAATATTTGATACCGGAGACTGTGAAGGGTGTCAAATCCATGCTTGAAATTGCTTCTTTTGAATTTCCACGATTTCCACGTTGGATTTTCAAGCACTATCTGGAG GGTATGATCATTCACAATAAGGAAAGGGCAGAACTTCTTGAAGCATTGGTTACTCCAAATGATGTCACCATCTCTCGATATCCACAG TTGCATATCATATGGGGGAGAAATGACAATTTGTTTGATATCAGAATTGCTTACAATATGAAAGA GAAATTTGGAGAAAAAGCAACAATGGATTGCATAGAAAAAGCAGGCCATATTGTAGCAATGGAGCGTCCTTTCATCTACAACAATTGCCTTCACAAGTTTCTTCATTCATTGGAAGATAACCCCTAG
- the LOC103499739 gene encoding uncharacterized protein LOC103499739 isoform X3: MVINIFHIYDLVLRWVMKAAGIIPVQLQIEPGTSMNFWVPARKPNKNHQNHPPLLFLHGFAANAIMTWQFQVLKFAKTHAVYVPDFMFFGDSVTDRPDRSPEFQAECVAEGLRKLGVERRFVLVGFSYGAMVGFRLAEKYPELVEAMVVTAAPTVLTERITEAALEKIGYKSWSEYLIPETVKGVKSMLEIASFEFPRFPRWIFKHYLEKLHIIWGRNDNLFDIRIAYNMKEKFGEKATMDCIEKAGHIVAMERPFIYNNCLHKFLHSLEDNP, translated from the exons ATGGTGATCAACATCTTCCACATCTACGACCTGGTTCTTCGTTGGGTAATGAAAGCAGCCGGAATCATACCCGTTCAGCTCCAAATCGAACCGGGAACCTCCATGAATTTCTGGGTTCCGGCCagaaaaccaaacaaaaacCACCAAAACCATCCTCCCCTGCTTTTCCTCCATGGATTCGCCGCCAATGCCATTATGACCTGGCAATTCCAAGTCCTGAAGTTCGCCAAAACCCACGCCGTTTATGTACCGGACTTCATGTTCTTCGGGGATTCCGTCACGGATCGGCCGGACCGGTCGCCGGAGTTTCAGGCGGAGTGCGTGGCGGAGGGGTTGAGAAAATTGGGTGTGGAGCGGAGGTTTGTGTTGGTGGGGTTTAGTTATGGGGCGATGGTGGGGTTTAGATTGGCGGAGAAGTATCCGGAGTTGGTGGAGGCGATGGTGGTTACGGCGGCGCCGACGGTGCTGACGGAGAGGATTACGGAAGCGGCATTGGAAAAGATTGGGTATAAGAGTTGGTCTGAATATTTGATACCGGAGACTGTGAAGGGTGTCAAATCCATGCTTGAAATTGCTTCTTTTGAATTTCCACGATTTCCACGTTGGATTTTCAAGCACTATCTGGAG AAGTTGCATATCATATGGGGGAGAAATGACAATTTGTTTGATATCAGAATTGCTTACAATATGAAAGA GAAATTTGGAGAAAAAGCAACAATGGATTGCATAGAAAAAGCAGGCCATATTGTAGCAATGGAGCGTCCTTTCATCTACAACAATTGCCTTCACAAGTTTCTTCATTCATTGGAAGATAACCCCTAG
- the LOC103499739 gene encoding uncharacterized protein LOC103499739 isoform X1 produces MVINIFHIYDLVLRWVMKAAGIIPVQLQIEPGTSMNFWVPARKPNKNHQNHPPLLFLHGFAANAIMTWQFQVLKFAKTHAVYVPDFMFFGDSVTDRPDRSPEFQAECVAEGLRKLGVERRFVLVGFSYGAMVGFRLAEKYPELVEAMVVTAAPTVLTERITEAALEKIGYKSWSEYLIPETVKGVKSMLEIASFEFPRFPRWIFKHYLEGMIIHNKERAELLEALVTPNDVTISRYPQKLHIIWGRNDNLFDIRIAYNMKEKFGEKATMDCIEKAGHIVAMERPFIYNNCLHKFLHSLEDNP; encoded by the exons ATGGTGATCAACATCTTCCACATCTACGACCTGGTTCTTCGTTGGGTAATGAAAGCAGCCGGAATCATACCCGTTCAGCTCCAAATCGAACCGGGAACCTCCATGAATTTCTGGGTTCCGGCCagaaaaccaaacaaaaacCACCAAAACCATCCTCCCCTGCTTTTCCTCCATGGATTCGCCGCCAATGCCATTATGACCTGGCAATTCCAAGTCCTGAAGTTCGCCAAAACCCACGCCGTTTATGTACCGGACTTCATGTTCTTCGGGGATTCCGTCACGGATCGGCCGGACCGGTCGCCGGAGTTTCAGGCGGAGTGCGTGGCGGAGGGGTTGAGAAAATTGGGTGTGGAGCGGAGGTTTGTGTTGGTGGGGTTTAGTTATGGGGCGATGGTGGGGTTTAGATTGGCGGAGAAGTATCCGGAGTTGGTGGAGGCGATGGTGGTTACGGCGGCGCCGACGGTGCTGACGGAGAGGATTACGGAAGCGGCATTGGAAAAGATTGGGTATAAGAGTTGGTCTGAATATTTGATACCGGAGACTGTGAAGGGTGTCAAATCCATGCTTGAAATTGCTTCTTTTGAATTTCCACGATTTCCACGTTGGATTTTCAAGCACTATCTGGAG GGTATGATCATTCACAATAAGGAAAGGGCAGAACTTCTTGAAGCATTGGTTACTCCAAATGATGTCACCATCTCTCGATATCCACAG AAGTTGCATATCATATGGGGGAGAAATGACAATTTGTTTGATATCAGAATTGCTTACAATATGAAAGA GAAATTTGGAGAAAAAGCAACAATGGATTGCATAGAAAAAGCAGGCCATATTGTAGCAATGGAGCGTCCTTTCATCTACAACAATTGCCTTCACAAGTTTCTTCATTCATTGGAAGATAACCCCTAG